Proteins encoded within one genomic window of Glycine soja cultivar W05 unplaced genomic scaffold, ASM419377v2 tig00010403_1_pilon_111924_259591, whole genome shotgun sequence:
- the LOC114404236 gene encoding probable purine permease 5 isoform X1, with amino-acid sequence MTSLPLLQPEIMEAEPSIPSDSLRSQISKFSTMLTKAYKRKSIHYWILLALSILAMLVAFPASSILSRVYYDNGGQSKWIISWVAVAGWPLTALILFPVYFISKTFPTSLNLKLSLSYIVLGFLSAADNLMYAYAYAYLPASTASLVASSSLVFSALFGYFLVKNKVNASIVNSVFIITIALTIIALDSSSDRYANISDSEYIMGFVWDVLGSALHGLIFALSELVFVKLLERRSFIVVLEQQVMVSLFAFLFTTVGMIMSGDFQGMAHEATTFKGGRSAYYLVIIWGAITFQLGVLGGTAVIFLGSTVLAGVLNAVRTPITSIAAVILLKDPMSGFKILSLVITFWGFGSYIYGSSKIWP; translated from the exons ATGACATCTCTGCCACTGCTTCAACCTG AAATTATGGAGGCAGAACCATCAATTCCCTCAGATTCGCTCCGGAGTCAGATTTCCAAATTTTCTACCATGCTCACTAAAGCATACAAAAGAAAGTCAATCCATTATTGGATTCTTCTTGCTCTCAGCATCTTGGCAATGCTTGTGGCATTTCCTGCTTCCAGCATTCTGTCTCGTGTTTATTATGATAACGGTGGCCAGAGCAAGTGGATCATTTCATGGGTAGCTGTTGCTGGATGGCCCCTAACTGCCTTAATATTGTTTCCTGTATACTTCATCAGTAAAACCTTTCCCACCTCTCTGAACTTAAAACTGAGTCTGTCTTATATTGTTTTGGGTTTCCTAAGTGCTGCTGATAACCTCATGTATGCTTATGCCTATGCTTACCTCCCTGCATCCACCGCCTCACTCGTGGCTTCATCATCCCTTGTGTTTTCTGCACTCTTTGGATACTTTCTTGTGAAAAACAAAGTGAATGCTTCGATAGTGAATTCCGTTTTCATCATAACCATTGCATTGACCATCATTGCACTGGACTCGAGTTCAGACAGATATGCCAACATCAGTGACAGTGAGTACATCATGGGATTTGTGTGGGATGTTTTAGGATCTGCTCTTCACGGGCTTATATTCGCTCTCTCGGAGCTTGTCTTTGTGAAGTTGCTTGAAAGAAGATCCTTCATCGTTGTTCTGGAGCAGCAAGTCATGGTTTCTCTGTTTGCATTTCTGTTTACCACTGTAGGGATGATTATGAGTGGTGATTTCCAAGGGATGGCACATGAGGCTACCACTTTCAAAGGTGGTAGAAGTGCTTATTATCTTGTTATCATTTGGGGTGCAATCACTTTTCAGCTGGGGGTTCTGGGGGGCACTGCTGTAATTTTCTTGGGCTCTACTGTGCTAGCAGGTGTGCTTAATGCAGTAAGAACACCCATAACAAGCATTGCAGCTGTTATACTGCTAAAGGACCCTATGAGTGGTTTCAAGATCCTCTCCCTAGTGATCACCTTTTGGGGATTTGGCTCATATATTTATGGAAGTTCTAAAATATGGCCATAG
- the LOC114404236 gene encoding probable purine permease 5 isoform X2 yields the protein MKIEIMEAEPSIPSDSLRSQISKFSTMLTKAYKRKSIHYWILLALSILAMLVAFPASSILSRVYYDNGGQSKWIISWVAVAGWPLTALILFPVYFISKTFPTSLNLKLSLSYIVLGFLSAADNLMYAYAYAYLPASTASLVASSSLVFSALFGYFLVKNKVNASIVNSVFIITIALTIIALDSSSDRYANISDSEYIMGFVWDVLGSALHGLIFALSELVFVKLLERRSFIVVLEQQVMVSLFAFLFTTVGMIMSGDFQGMAHEATTFKGGRSAYYLVIIWGAITFQLGVLGGTAVIFLGSTVLAGVLNAVRTPITSIAAVILLKDPMSGFKILSLVITFWGFGSYIYGSSKIWP from the exons ATGAAAATTG AAATTATGGAGGCAGAACCATCAATTCCCTCAGATTCGCTCCGGAGTCAGATTTCCAAATTTTCTACCATGCTCACTAAAGCATACAAAAGAAAGTCAATCCATTATTGGATTCTTCTTGCTCTCAGCATCTTGGCAATGCTTGTGGCATTTCCTGCTTCCAGCATTCTGTCTCGTGTTTATTATGATAACGGTGGCCAGAGCAAGTGGATCATTTCATGGGTAGCTGTTGCTGGATGGCCCCTAACTGCCTTAATATTGTTTCCTGTATACTTCATCAGTAAAACCTTTCCCACCTCTCTGAACTTAAAACTGAGTCTGTCTTATATTGTTTTGGGTTTCCTAAGTGCTGCTGATAACCTCATGTATGCTTATGCCTATGCTTACCTCCCTGCATCCACCGCCTCACTCGTGGCTTCATCATCCCTTGTGTTTTCTGCACTCTTTGGATACTTTCTTGTGAAAAACAAAGTGAATGCTTCGATAGTGAATTCCGTTTTCATCATAACCATTGCATTGACCATCATTGCACTGGACTCGAGTTCAGACAGATATGCCAACATCAGTGACAGTGAGTACATCATGGGATTTGTGTGGGATGTTTTAGGATCTGCTCTTCACGGGCTTATATTCGCTCTCTCGGAGCTTGTCTTTGTGAAGTTGCTTGAAAGAAGATCCTTCATCGTTGTTCTGGAGCAGCAAGTCATGGTTTCTCTGTTTGCATTTCTGTTTACCACTGTAGGGATGATTATGAGTGGTGATTTCCAAGGGATGGCACATGAGGCTACCACTTTCAAAGGTGGTAGAAGTGCTTATTATCTTGTTATCATTTGGGGTGCAATCACTTTTCAGCTGGGGGTTCTGGGGGGCACTGCTGTAATTTTCTTGGGCTCTACTGTGCTAGCAGGTGTGCTTAATGCAGTAAGAACACCCATAACAAGCATTGCAGCTGTTATACTGCTAAAGGACCCTATGAGTGGTTTCAAGATCCTCTCCCTAGTGATCACCTTTTGGGGATTTGGCTCATATATTTATGGAAGTTCTAAAATATGGCCATAG